Proteins encoded in a region of the Sugiyamaella lignohabitans strain CBS 10342 chromosome B, complete sequence genome:
- the RHB1 gene encoding putative GTPase RHB1 (Putative Rheb-related GTPase; involved in regulating canavanine resistance and arginine uptake; member of the Ras superfamily of G-proteins; GO_component: GO:0019897 - extrinsic component of plasma membrane [Evidence IGI] [PMID 10753927]; GO_component: GO:0016020 - membrane [Evidence IEA,IEA]; GO_component: GO:0005886 - plasma membrane [Evidence IEA,IEA]; GO_function: GO:0005525 - GTP binding [Evidence IEA,IEA]; GO_function: GO:0003924 - GTPase activity [Evidence ISS] [PMID 10753927]; GO_function: GO:0000166 - nucleotide binding [Evidence IEA]; GO_process: GO:0006184 - GTP catabolic process [Evidence IEA]; GO_process: GO:0015809 - arginine transport [Evidence IGI,IMP] [PMID 10753927]; GO_process: GO:0015819 - lysine transport [Evidence IMP] [PMID 10753927]; GO_process: GO:0042147 - retrograde transport, endosome to Golgi [Evidence IMP] [PMID 17101785]; GO_process: GO:0007165 - signal transduction [Evidence IEA]; GO_process: GO:0007264 - small GTPase mediated signal transduction [Evidence IEA]) has translation MTSPERARKIAIVGASAVGKSTVTVQFVEKHFVESYYPTIENQFSKPITHNGIEYTTEIIDTAGQDEFSIMSQKLLIGIHGYMLVYAVTSRASFEMIPIIRDKILNATGTDSLPMVIVGNKSDTDESHRQISTQEGQQLAQSLNIPFVETSAKTNSNIDKAFATLIAEIEHTTPTDDKSKCVIC, from the coding sequence ATGACTTCTCCTGAAAGAGCACGCAAGATCGCTATTGTTGGAGCCAGTGCTGTGGGAAAGTCTACAGTTACTGTCCAATTCGTGGAAAAGCATTTTGTTGAATCATACTACCCAACCATTGAAAACCAATTTTCGAAGCCTATTACTCACAATGGAATAGAGTATACCACCGAGATCATCGATACAGCTGGTCAAGATGAATTCAGCATCATGAGCCAGAAATTATTAATCGGAATTCATGGGTATATGCTTGTATACGCAGTTACCTCGCGAGCTTCCTTTGAAATGATCCCTATTATTAGAGATAAGATTTTGAatgctactggtactgaCTCCTTACCAATGGTTATTGTTGGCAACAAAAGTGATACTGATGAGAGCCATCGCCAAATTTCCACACAAGAAGGCCAACAACTTGCCCAATCACTGAATATTCCATTTGTTGAGACTTCTGCTAAGACTAACAGCAATATCGACAAAGCATTTGCAACTCTCATTGCCGAGATTGAGCACACCACTCCTACTGACGACAAGTCTAAGTGTGTTATATGCTAA
- the VMA2 gene encoding H(+)-transporting V1 sector ATPase subunit B (Subunit B of V1 peripheral membrane domain of vacuolar H+-ATPase; an electrogenic proton pump found throughout the endomembrane system; contains nucleotide binding sites; also detected in the cytoplasm; protein abundance increases in response to DNA replication stress; GO_component: GO:0005737 - cytoplasm [Evidence IDA] [PMID 11914276]; GO_component: GO:0000329 - fungal-type vacuole membrane [Evidence IDA] [PMID 18048916]; GO_component: GO:0016021 - integral component of membrane [Evidence ISM] [PMID 12192589]; GO_component: GO:0033180 - proton-transporting V-type ATPase, V1 domain [Evidence IEA]; GO_component: GO:0033178 - proton-transporting two-sector ATPase complex, catalytic domain [Evidence IEA]; GO_component: GO:0000221 - vacuolar proton-transporting V-type ATPase, V1 domain [Evidence IDA] [PMID 2478556]; GO_component: GO:0000221 - vacuolar proton-transporting V-type ATPase, V1 domain [Evidence IDA] [PMID 2857169]; GO_function: GO:0005524 - ATP binding [Evidence IEA]; GO_function: GO:0016787 - hydrolase activity [Evidence IEA]; GO_function: GO:0016820 - hydrolase activity, acting on acid anhydrides, catalyzing transmembrane movement of substances [Evidence IEA]; GO_function: GO:0046961 - proton-transporting ATPase activity, rotational mechanism [Evidence IMP] [PMID 2141385]; GO_process: GO:0015991 - ATP hydrolysis coupled proton transport [Evidence IEA]; GO_process: GO:0046034 - ATP metabolic process [Evidence IEA]; GO_process: GO:0006874 - cellular calcium ion homeostasis [Evidence IMP] [PMID 10991947]; GO_process: GO:0006811 - ion transport [Evidence IEA]; GO_process: GO:1902906 - proteasome storage granule assembly [Evidence IMP] [PMID 23690178]; GO_process: GO:0015992 - proton transport [Evidence IEA,IEA]; GO_process: GO:0055085 - transmembrane transport [Evidence IMP] [PMID 2141385]; GO_process: GO:0006810 - transport [Evidence IEA]; GO_process: GO:0007035 - vacuolar acidification [Evidence IMP] [PMID 18048916]; GO_process: GO:0007035 - vacuolar acidification [Evidence IMP] [PMID 2141385]), with amino-acid sequence MAVKTEAHLSDKELYELNKQAVTQDFRIKPRITYNTVAGVNGPLVILENVKFPRFNEIVNLTLPDGTNRAGQVLEVKGDRAIVQVFEGTSGIDVKKTKVEFTGQNLKIPVSEDVLGRVFDGSGRAIDNGPKVLAEDYLDINGSPINPFSRIYPEEMISTGISAIDTMNSIARGQKIPIFSASGLPHNEIAAQICRQASLVRPTKDVHDGHEDNFSIVFAAMGVNLETSRFFKQDFEENGSLERVSLFLNLANDPTIERIITPRLALTTAEYLAYQTERHVLTILTDMSSYADALREVSAAREEVPGRRGYPGYMYTDLSTIYERAGRVEGRNGSITQIPILTMPNDDITHPIPDLTGYITEGQISIDRQLHNRGIYPPINVLPSLSRLMKAAIGEGMTRKDHGDVSNQLYAKYAIGRDAAAMKAVVGEEALSTEDKLSLEFLEKFEKTFIAQGNYENRTIFESLDQAWSLLRIYPKELLNRISPKILDEFYDRSSTKGTRDTADEAADEDEEETNLIET; translated from the exons ATGGCTGTTAAGACCGAGGCCCATTTGAGCGACAAAGAGCTCT ACGAGCTCAACAAGCAGGCAGTCACCCAGGATTTCAGAATTAAGCCCCGTATCACTTATAATACAGTAGCCGGTGTCAATGGTCCTTTGGTTATCTTGGAAAATGTCAAGTTTCCTCGTTTCAACGAAATTGTTAACCTGACTTTGCCAGATGGCACTAACAGAGCCGGTCAAGTCCTTGAAGTCAAGGGAGACCGTGCCATTGTCCAAGTTTTCGAGGGTACTTCTGGTATCGACGTTAAAAAGACGAAGGTTGAATTCACAGGACAGAATTTGAAAATTCCCGTCTCAGAAGACGTTCTTGGTCGTGTTTTCGATGGTTCTGGTAGAGCTATTGACAATGGTCCTAAAGTTCTTGCCGAAGACTATCTCGATATTAACGGATCGCCCATTAACCCCTTTTCTCGTATCTATCCTGAAGAAATGATTTCTACTGGTATTTCCGCCATTGATACAATGAACTCGATTGCTCGTGGTCAAAAGATTCCTATTTtctctgcttctggttTGCCTCATAATGAAATTGCTGCTCAGATTTGTCGTCAAGCTTCTTTAGTTCGTCCTACTAAGGATGTCCATGATGGTCATGAGGACAATTTCTCCATTGTGTTTGCTGCAATGGGTGTCAACTTGGAAACTTCTCGTTTCTTCAAGCAAGATTTCGAAGAGAATGGCTCTTTAGAGCGAGTTTCCTTGTTCCTTAACTTGGCTAATGATCCCACTATTGAGAGAATCATTACTCCTCGTTTGGCTCTTACAACTGCAGAATATTTGGCTTATCAAACCGAGCGTCACGTCTTGACTATTTTGACTGATATGTCTTCTTATGCAGATGCTCTTCGTGAGGTTTCTGCTGCCCGTGAAGAAGTGCCCGGTAGACGTGGTTATCCTGGTTACATGTATACAGATTTGTCTACCATTTACGAGCGTGCCGGTCGTGTCGAGGGTCGTAACGGTTCGATTACTCAAATCCCTATTCTTACCATGCCTAATGATGATATTACCCATCCAATTCCTGATTTGACTGGTTATATTACCGAGGGTCAGATCAGTATCGATCGTCAACTACACAACAGAGGTATCTATCCACCTATTAACGTTCTGCCATCCCTTTCGCGTCTGATGAAGGCTGCTATTGGTGAAGGTATGACCCGTAAGGACCATGGTGATGTGTCCAATCAATTATATGCCAAGTATGCTATTGGTCgtgatgctgctgctatgaAGGCTGTCGTTGGTGAAGAGGCCCTGTCCACGGAGGACAAGCTTTCCTTGGAGTTTTTGGAGAAGTTCGAAAAGACATTTATTGCCCAGGGCAACTACGAGAACCGTACAATTTTCGAATCTCTTGATCAAGCTTGGTCGTTGCTCCGTATCTATCCCAAGGAGCTTCTTAACCGTATCTCTCCCAAGATCCTTGATGAATTCTATGACAGATCGTCAACCAAGGGCACCAGAGATACTGCTGATGAGGCTGccgatgaggatgaagaggagaCTAATCTCAT